From the Pantanalinema sp. genome, one window contains:
- a CDS encoding response regulator yields the protein MRRVLLVEDVEDNRKLAGDLLRFGGWEVVEAVSGEEAIALGCREDFALILMDLSLPGTIDGMGAAVQIKQVRPALVVALTAHAMAGDADRAMAAGFDGYITKPIDVGSFLARIEEVVSRGG from the coding sequence ATGCGCCGGGTGCTCTTGGTCGAGGACGTGGAGGACAACCGAAAGCTCGCAGGCGACCTGCTGCGCTTCGGCGGCTGGGAGGTCGTCGAGGCGGTCTCGGGCGAGGAGGCGATCGCCCTGGGGTGCCGAGAGGACTTCGCCCTCATCCTCATGGATCTGTCCTTGCCCGGCACCATCGACGGCATGGGGGCCGCCGTGCAAATCAAGCAGGTGCGTCCCGCGTTGGTGGTGGCCCTCACCGCTCACGCCATGGCCGGAGACGCCGACCGCGCGATGGCGGCGGGGTTCGACGGCTACATCACCAAGCCCATCGACGTGGGCAGCTTTTTGGCGCGAATCGAGGAGGTCGTCTCTCGTGGCGGCTGA
- a CDS encoding ferredoxin-thioredoxin reductase catalytic domain-containing protein: MATEKKPYTPEEFDAERERTRNFVGGVLSRLKWELYHDKDVVEAVELGLTRNQLEYGTRFCPCYGPLSYVKADGKKNLAAICPCPAAVRMDATESGAYGPFSTREELMEKTKDWPAPGDIEQREDGWYMTSHHPGIDHCMIFVKAGTGWNA; the protein is encoded by the coding sequence ATGGCCACCGAGAAGAAACCCTACACCCCCGAGGAGTTCGACGCCGAGCGCGAACGCACCCGGAATTTCGTGGGCGGGGTGCTTTCGCGGCTCAAGTGGGAGCTCTACCACGACAAGGACGTGGTGGAGGCCGTCGAGCTCGGCCTGACCCGCAACCAGCTCGAGTACGGCACGCGCTTCTGCCCCTGCTACGGCCCGCTCTCGTACGTCAAGGCCGACGGCAAGAAGAACCTGGCTGCCATCTGCCCGTGCCCGGCGGCCGTGCGCATGGACGCCACCGAGTCCGGAGCCTACGGCCCCTTCTCCACCCGCGAGGAGCTGATGGAGAAGACCAAGGACTGGCCCGCCCCCGGCGACATCGAACAGCGCGAGGACGGCTGGTACATGACCAGCCACCACCCCGGCATCGACCACTGCATGATCTTCGTCAAGGCCGGAACGGGCTGGAACGCGTAA
- a CDS encoding ATP-binding protein → MNEFEATLPATMDQRHRLLNEALNAIAVAITAESELDKIFQVIVDAARLLVNSHAAIIYQVNDQFTGLVSAAFSYHHEGDRRDPGHGSFMIPLGKGLISDVFFGGKPVRLDDVASYPGRRGFPADHLHIRRLIGVPLADKDGKSIGLLMASDKLDGTPFAAEDEEIFVSLARQGGIAVENARLYRALRETNENLEALVEARTAELAQKNVELAEANRLKSEFLAKMSHELRTPLNSIIGFSDMLLKQFYGGVNDQQRDGLERVLRNGKHLLDLINDVLDIAKIESARMPVRLEPFTPREVLMHAVTAVEPLARKKGLRLHAELDGAPAEALSDVTKVRQIVLNLLTNAIKFSESGEVHLTARSTGDHWSVTVRDTGIGLAAHEIPKVFEEFYQVDSSTTRKVGGTGLGLPICFKTARLLGGTVSVESAPGVGSTFTVSLPVRTAPLEAV, encoded by the coding sequence ATGAACGAGTTTGAGGCCACCCTTCCAGCCACCATGGACCAGCGCCATCGCTTGCTAAACGAGGCTTTGAACGCGATCGCCGTTGCGATCACCGCCGAGTCCGAGCTGGACAAGATCTTCCAGGTCATCGTGGACGCGGCGCGCTTGCTGGTCAACTCCCATGCGGCCATCATCTACCAGGTCAACGACCAGTTCACCGGCCTGGTGTCGGCGGCCTTCTCCTACCACCACGAGGGGGATCGCCGCGATCCCGGCCACGGCTCGTTCATGATCCCGCTCGGCAAGGGCCTCATCTCGGATGTCTTCTTCGGCGGCAAACCCGTGCGTCTCGACGATGTCGCGAGCTACCCCGGCCGCCGCGGCTTTCCCGCGGACCACCTCCACATCCGCCGACTGATCGGGGTCCCTCTGGCCGACAAGGACGGCAAGAGCATCGGCCTCTTGATGGCGAGCGACAAGCTGGACGGGACCCCGTTCGCGGCCGAGGACGAGGAGATCTTCGTCTCGCTGGCGCGCCAGGGCGGGATCGCGGTGGAGAACGCGCGCTTGTACCGGGCGCTGCGCGAGACCAACGAGAACCTCGAGGCGCTGGTCGAGGCCCGCACCGCCGAGCTCGCCCAGAAGAACGTCGAGCTCGCGGAGGCCAACCGCCTCAAGAGCGAGTTCCTCGCCAAGATGAGCCACGAGCTGCGCACGCCCCTCAACTCGATCATCGGCTTCTCGGACATGCTGCTCAAGCAGTTCTACGGGGGGGTCAACGACCAGCAGCGCGACGGCCTGGAGCGGGTCCTGCGCAACGGCAAGCACCTCCTGGACCTCATCAACGACGTGCTCGACATCGCCAAGATCGAGTCGGCGCGGATGCCGGTGCGCTTGGAGCCCTTCACCCCACGCGAGGTGCTGATGCACGCCGTGACCGCGGTTGAGCCGCTCGCGCGCAAGAAGGGCCTGCGGCTGCATGCCGAGCTGGACGGGGCCCCCGCCGAGGCACTGAGCGACGTGACCAAGGTGCGCCAGATCGTGCTCAACCTGCTCACCAACGCCATCAAGTTCTCGGAAAGCGGGGAGGTGCACCTGACGGCCCGCTCGACGGGCGACCACTGGAGCGTCACGGTCCGGGACACCGGCATTGGGCTCGCGGCGCACGAGATCCCCAAGGTCTTCGAGGAATTCTACCAGGTGGACAGCTCGACCACGCGCAAGGTCGGGGGCACCGGGCTGGGGCTTCCCATCTGCTTCAAGACCGCGAGGCTCCTGGGGGGGACCGTCTCGGTCGAGAGCGCGCCGGGGGTGGGCAGCACCTTCACCGTCTCGCTGCCCGTGCGCACCGCCCCTCTCGAGGCGGTGTGA
- a CDS encoding GAF domain-containing sensor histidine kinase, whose amino-acid sequence MGVSYYYLNPLESAPGEAGSQEAEVLRLAIALDEGRTAEQLVDILFESLGGLVPFDRIGMAVLDAGGVLHARHVRSRQPILWGPGERGVVEGSSLAPILKEGKLRIIDDLEAYSREHPASSSSAALVQEGMRASLTLPLSSRQRPVGVVFFTSARPHVYSAEQVPFLSALAIILGLALERSEFLGELQAANARLKSLDELKNNFLSNLSHELRTPLSQVLGFTYCLEEEIAGALSPDQRAALAQVRTGAERLSSLLHDLFDFTALQSGLLSLEKVPVDLDELLREIANESRPALQEAGLSLSINLSRDDLALEGDPPRLAHAIRALLDNARKFTPGPGLIEMNAGQEGGEVWFEVRDTGIGISPADQGRIFESFSQLESGPARRYPGTGLGLPLARAIVEAHGGRITLISELGKGTTFRVTLPSSDG is encoded by the coding sequence ATGGGCGTCAGCTACTACTACCTGAACCCCCTCGAAAGCGCCCCCGGCGAGGCGGGCAGCCAGGAGGCCGAGGTCCTCCGCCTGGCGATCGCCCTCGACGAAGGCCGCACCGCCGAGCAACTGGTCGACATCCTCTTCGAATCCCTCGGCGGGCTGGTCCCGTTCGATCGGATCGGCATGGCGGTGCTCGACGCCGGGGGGGTGCTGCACGCACGGCACGTGCGATCCAGGCAGCCCATCCTTTGGGGACCGGGCGAGCGCGGGGTGGTCGAGGGCTCGAGCCTCGCCCCTATCCTGAAAGAGGGCAAGCTCCGCATCATCGACGACCTGGAAGCCTATTCCCGCGAGCATCCCGCCTCCTCCTCGAGCGCCGCGCTGGTCCAGGAGGGCATGCGCGCAAGCCTCACCTTGCCGCTATCGAGCCGCCAGCGCCCGGTGGGGGTCGTCTTCTTCACCAGCGCCCGGCCCCACGTCTACTCCGCCGAGCAGGTGCCGTTCCTCAGCGCCCTGGCCATCATCCTGGGGCTCGCGCTGGAGCGCAGCGAGTTCCTCGGCGAGCTGCAGGCGGCGAACGCGCGCCTGAAGAGCCTCGACGAGCTCAAGAACAACTTCCTGAGCAACCTCAGCCACGAGCTGCGAACGCCGCTCAGCCAGGTGCTCGGCTTCACCTACTGCCTCGAGGAGGAGATCGCAGGAGCCTTGAGCCCCGATCAGCGCGCGGCCCTCGCCCAGGTCCGCACCGGCGCCGAGCGACTCTCGAGCCTGCTCCACGACCTCTTCGACTTCACGGCGCTGCAATCGGGCTTGCTCTCGCTCGAAAAGGTGCCCGTCGATCTCGACGAGCTGCTGCGCGAGATCGCCAATGAGAGCCGGCCGGCGCTCCAGGAGGCGGGACTCAGCCTCTCGATCAACCTCTCACGCGACGACCTGGCGCTCGAAGGGGACCCGCCCCGGCTGGCCCATGCGATCCGCGCCCTGCTGGACAACGCGCGCAAGTTCACGCCCGGCCCCGGGCTGATCGAGATGAATGCAGGACAGGAGGGGGGCGAGGTCTGGTTCGAGGTGCGCGACACGGGCATCGGCATCTCCCCGGCGGATCAAGGGCGGATCTTCGAGAGCTTCTCACAGCTGGAGAGCGGGCCTGCCCGGCGCTACCCGGGCACCGGCCTGGGGCTGCCCCTCGCGCGCGCCATCGTCGAGGCCCACGGCGGTCGCATCACCCTGATCAGCGAGCTCGGCAAGGGGACGACCTTTCGCGTCACCTTGCCGAGCTCGGATGGGTAG
- a CDS encoding hybrid sensor histidine kinase/response regulator yields MAADTRVLVIDDHEDNRVLLKLILQARGLGFLGASSGPEGLSIAQRERPDLIILDLQMPGMDGFEVLTTLKANSVTRAIPVIILTATYLEPLSVERGLGLGADEYLTKPINPDELMVRIRSAIRVREAERELRQLRKDFSSMLVHDLRSPLEGIGIALNLLLAGQLPERDAKQLVQLARDQVLDLSRMIEDLMELHRAEAGLILAFESVNPRHLVADVVAECELLAQSKGLFLDWEAPEDLPTLLGDRRILKRVLTNIVGNALKFTQEGRVSIRLSRASGALRFEVRDTGPGIPIQELARIFDKYFHIQRRKDRPEHGFGLGLAFCKLAVEEHRGVIRAESEIGKGSVFTVEIPLTN; encoded by the coding sequence GTGGCGGCTGATACGCGTGTCCTGGTCATCGACGATCACGAGGACAACCGGGTCCTGCTCAAGCTGATCCTCCAGGCCCGGGGGCTCGGCTTTCTCGGGGCCTCGAGCGGCCCCGAGGGCCTGTCGATCGCCCAGCGGGAGCGGCCCGACCTGATCATCCTGGATCTGCAGATGCCCGGGATGGACGGCTTCGAGGTCCTGACGACGCTCAAGGCCAACTCGGTGACGCGGGCGATCCCGGTCATCATCCTGACGGCCACCTACCTCGAGCCGCTGAGCGTCGAGCGGGGCCTCGGCCTCGGCGCCGACGAGTACCTCACCAAGCCCATCAACCCGGACGAGCTGATGGTCCGGATCCGCTCGGCGATCCGGGTGCGCGAGGCGGAGCGCGAGCTGCGCCAGCTTCGCAAGGACTTCTCGTCCATGCTGGTCCACGACCTGCGCTCGCCGCTCGAGGGCATCGGGATCGCCCTGAACCTGCTCCTCGCGGGGCAGCTGCCCGAGCGCGACGCGAAGCAGCTGGTGCAGCTGGCGCGCGACCAGGTGCTCGATCTCTCCCGGATGATCGAGGACCTGATGGAGCTTCACCGGGCGGAAGCGGGCCTGATCCTCGCCTTCGAGAGCGTGAACCCGCGGCACCTGGTGGCGGACGTGGTGGCCGAGTGCGAGCTGCTGGCCCAGAGCAAGGGGCTTTTTCTCGATTGGGAGGCCCCCGAGGATCTGCCGACGCTGCTCGGCGATCGACGCATCCTCAAGCGGGTCCTCACCAACATCGTGGGCAACGCGCTCAAGTTCACCCAGGAGGGGCGCGTCTCCATCAGGCTCTCGCGCGCGAGCGGTGCGCTGCGCTTCGAGGTCCGCGACACCGGCCCGGGCATCCCGATCCAGGAGCTGGCGCGGATCTTCGACAAGTACTTCCACATCCAGCGGCGCAAGGATCGCCCCGAGCACGGCTTCGGGCTGGGGCTCGCGTTCTGCAAGCTCGCCGTCGAGGAGCACCGGGGGGTGATCCGCGCCGAGAGCGAGATTGGCAAGGGCTCGGTGTTCACCGTCGAGATCCCGCTCACTAACTGA
- the tadA gene encoding tRNA adenosine(34) deaminase TadA — translation MRHQQWMQQAMTAADHARALGEVPVGAVLVHEGRVVATGWNTRETQCDPTGHAELMAMRLGGEALGRWRLTGCTLYVTLEPCPMCAPALVQARLDRVVFGAYDPKLGGAGSVFSLIERPEYPHRVEVIGGIMEAECQAQLMAFFEAKRER, via the coding sequence TTGCGCCACCAGCAATGGATGCAGCAGGCCATGACGGCCGCGGATCATGCGCGCGCGCTGGGCGAGGTCCCCGTCGGGGCGGTGCTGGTCCACGAGGGCAGGGTCGTCGCCACGGGCTGGAACACCCGCGAGACCCAGTGCGATCCGACGGGCCACGCGGAGCTGATGGCCATGCGCCTCGGCGGCGAGGCCCTGGGGCGGTGGCGCCTGACGGGCTGCACCCTGTACGTCACGCTCGAGCCCTGCCCCATGTGCGCGCCGGCCCTGGTGCAGGCCCGGCTGGACCGTGTGGTATTCGGGGCCTACGATCCCAAGCTCGGGGGGGCCGGATCGGTCTTCAGCCTGATCGAGCGGCCCGAGTACCCTCACCGGGTCGAGGTGATCGGGGGGATCATGGAGGCCGAATGCCAGGCGCAACTCATGGCCTTCTTCGAGGCGAAGCGAGAAAGGTGA
- a CDS encoding HD domain-containing phosphohydrolase: MATTPDDRLKTWQELARLSGDILALSDHEARRRCIRDAAMRMFGMDRVTLVPIGRSMAELSAPGRNQLPFFEYLALQRQPVLVQDANGDHGFSMPAEIADWRFPTLLFIPLIARETALGVLALASSSIKEFSPEEEALIAAFVPQVVAAMDSETLLRLSERHEAFQAFLSELDEIMLRPDLPGLLSATVRLVQKALDVEKVLVFSRPKARLQQPLDVTVAEGCPYASGGCLSGHACGKLANAQAALKGVEIRNAEAIAAEMGPDHALCRERQVALAPIHTHRQHYGILEVFNKKDGTDFTQAELDLIENVGRKLGLAFDNHALMEQVNEGILETIKGLARALDSKDKYTANHSDNVAQYGYLTAIAMGLDPEQCQRIKLGGIMHDIGKIGIPDEILNKPSRLTDEEFAIIKQHPGKGYRILEPFKQMRDVADAACSHHERYDGAGYPRRLKGEAIPVGGRILALADAFDTLTSDRKYRPRVPIMDALLEMRRCAGSHFDPQVVAGFFRAMAELGPVDLNRNELPPRELLLEMADLSLPLERFFPPKEA, translated from the coding sequence ATGGCAACGACCCCGGATGATCGTCTAAAGACCTGGCAGGAACTGGCGCGCCTTTCAGGGGACATCCTCGCGCTCAGCGATCACGAGGCGCGCCGCCGCTGCATCCGCGACGCCGCCATGCGCATGTTCGGCATGGACCGCGTGACGCTGGTGCCCATCGGCCGGTCCATGGCCGAGCTCTCGGCGCCCGGGCGCAACCAGCTTCCCTTCTTCGAGTACCTGGCCCTCCAGCGCCAGCCGGTGCTGGTGCAGGACGCGAACGGCGATCACGGCTTCTCGATGCCGGCCGAGATCGCCGACTGGCGCTTCCCAACCTTGCTCTTCATCCCCTTGATCGCGCGCGAGACGGCCCTCGGGGTCCTCGCGCTGGCGAGCAGCTCCATCAAGGAGTTCAGCCCCGAGGAGGAGGCTCTCATCGCCGCCTTCGTGCCCCAGGTGGTCGCGGCGATGGACTCCGAGACCCTGCTGCGTCTCTCCGAGCGTCACGAGGCCTTCCAGGCCTTCCTGAGCGAGCTGGACGAGATCATGCTGCGACCGGATCTCCCCGGGCTTTTGAGCGCGACGGTCCGCCTGGTGCAGAAGGCCCTCGACGTCGAGAAGGTCCTCGTCTTCTCGCGCCCCAAGGCGCGCCTGCAGCAGCCCCTGGACGTCACGGTTGCGGAGGGCTGCCCCTACGCGAGCGGCGGCTGCCTCTCGGGCCACGCGTGCGGCAAGCTCGCCAACGCCCAGGCGGCGCTCAAGGGGGTCGAGATCCGCAACGCCGAGGCCATCGCCGCCGAGATGGGGCCCGACCATGCCCTGTGCCGCGAGCGACAGGTGGCGCTCGCGCCGATTCACACCCACCGCCAGCACTACGGGATCCTGGAGGTGTTCAACAAGAAGGACGGCACCGACTTCACCCAGGCGGAGCTGGACCTGATCGAGAACGTGGGGCGCAAGCTGGGCCTCGCCTTCGACAACCACGCCCTCATGGAGCAGGTCAACGAGGGGATCCTCGAGACCATCAAGGGGCTCGCGCGCGCCCTGGACAGCAAGGACAAGTACACGGCCAACCACTCCGACAACGTGGCGCAGTACGGGTACCTGACCGCGATCGCCATGGGGCTGGACCCGGAGCAATGCCAGCGCATCAAGCTGGGCGGCATCATGCACGACATCGGCAAGATCGGCATCCCCGACGAGATCCTCAACAAGCCCTCGCGCCTGACGGACGAGGAGTTCGCGATCATCAAGCAGCATCCGGGCAAGGGGTATCGGATCCTGGAGCCCTTCAAGCAGATGCGGGACGTGGCGGATGCGGCCTGCTCGCACCACGAGCGCTACGACGGTGCCGGTTACCCGCGCCGCCTCAAGGGGGAAGCGATCCCCGTCGGGGGCCGGATCCTGGCGCTGGCCGACGCGTTCGACACGCTGACGAGCGATCGCAAGTATCGCCCTCGCGTCCCGATCATGGACGCGCTCCTGGAGATGCGCCGCTGCGCGGGGTCGCACTTCGACCCGCAGGTGGTCGCGGGCTTCTTCCGGGCCATGGCGGAGCTGGGACCGGTGGACCTGAACCGCAACGAGCTGCCGCCCAGAGAGCTGCTCCTCGAGATGGCGGACCTGTCGCTGCCCCTGGAGCGGTTCTTTCCGCCCAAGGAAGCCTAG
- a CDS encoding S9 family peptidase produces the protein MPMNPIARALGAALVTGAMLASVQQSALAAYPIQQYLQMRTASAGVFTPDGKQVVFSTNITGVPQLWRVPREGGWPEQLTFYPDAVKGAVRSPKGDWFLFAKDTGGDERTQLNLISSDGSHTVALTSNPKAIHTFGAFSPDGKQIVYAANSRNVAFFDLYVMDLSTRKAKRVLTQDGTNYALAFSPDGKSVVFSRVDTPSNANLYLLDLQTGTERLLTPHTGNANYESVSFGKDGKLYFASDEGREFTCLASLDPRDPAAKVMFMTRDAIEVEGIELSDQRDRIAYLANRDGYSDLYLRGIGSPKSERVTGLPQGVIDRLSFSPDGKSLVFTFSGPQHNTDVWTYDLARKVASQVTKSSLAGIPRSTFVMPSLVKYPSFDGRSIPAFMYLPQGAIKNKSLPVIVYVHGGPESQERPDFASSFQYYLSRGYGLMALNIRGSVGYGKTYTHLDDTTKRKDAIKDVEYAVRYLNASGYANPKKIAIMGGSYGGYMTLAALTMLPDLWAAGVDTVGMSNLVTFLENTGPWRRPLREAEYGSLETDREFLEEVSPINHVDKIKAPLMVVQGANDPRVPKTEADQIVATLREKEHPVEYLLFGDEGHGVVKLTNRIKSFTATANFLDKYVKNRK, from the coding sequence ATGCCCATGAATCCCATCGCCCGGGCCCTGGGCGCCGCCCTGGTCACGGGCGCCATGCTCGCCTCGGTGCAGCAGAGCGCCCTGGCGGCCTATCCGATCCAGCAGTACCTCCAGATGCGCACCGCGAGCGCCGGCGTCTTCACCCCCGACGGCAAGCAGGTCGTGTTCTCGACCAACATCACCGGCGTGCCGCAGCTCTGGCGCGTGCCGCGCGAGGGGGGCTGGCCCGAGCAGTTGACCTTCTACCCCGATGCGGTGAAGGGGGCTGTCCGCTCGCCGAAGGGTGACTGGTTCCTGTTTGCCAAGGACACGGGCGGCGACGAGCGCACCCAGCTCAACCTGATCTCCTCCGACGGTTCGCATACGGTCGCCCTCACCAGCAACCCCAAGGCCATCCACACCTTCGGCGCCTTCTCCCCTGACGGCAAGCAGATCGTCTATGCGGCCAACAGCCGTAACGTCGCCTTCTTCGACCTTTACGTGATGGACCTCTCGACCCGCAAGGCCAAGCGGGTGCTGACCCAGGACGGCACCAACTACGCCCTCGCCTTCTCCCCCGACGGCAAGAGCGTCGTCTTCAGCCGGGTGGACACCCCCTCCAACGCGAACCTCTACCTGCTGGATCTGCAGACGGGCACCGAGCGCCTGCTCACGCCCCATACGGGCAACGCCAACTACGAGTCGGTTTCGTTCGGCAAGGACGGCAAGCTGTACTTCGCCTCGGACGAGGGCCGCGAGTTCACGTGCCTGGCGAGTCTCGATCCGCGCGACCCGGCCGCCAAGGTCATGTTCATGACCCGTGACGCCATCGAGGTCGAGGGCATCGAGCTGAGCGACCAGCGCGATCGCATCGCCTACCTCGCCAACCGAGACGGCTACTCGGATCTCTACCTGCGCGGCATCGGCTCGCCCAAGTCCGAGCGGGTCACGGGCCTGCCCCAGGGCGTCATCGACCGCCTGAGCTTTTCACCCGACGGCAAGAGCCTGGTCTTTACCTTCAGCGGCCCCCAGCACAACACCGACGTGTGGACCTACGACCTGGCCAGGAAGGTCGCGAGCCAGGTGACCAAAAGCTCGCTGGCGGGAATCCCGCGCAGCACCTTCGTGATGCCCTCGCTGGTCAAGTACCCGTCGTTCGATGGCCGTTCGATCCCGGCCTTCATGTACCTGCCCCAGGGAGCGATCAAGAACAAGTCCCTTCCCGTGATCGTCTACGTCCACGGGGGACCCGAGAGCCAGGAGCGCCCCGACTTCGCGAGTTCCTTCCAGTACTACCTCAGCCGCGGCTACGGCCTGATGGCCCTCAACATCCGGGGTAGCGTAGGCTACGGCAAGACCTACACCCACCTGGACGACACCACCAAGCGCAAGGACGCCATCAAGGACGTCGAGTACGCCGTGCGTTACCTCAACGCCTCTGGCTACGCCAACCCCAAGAAGATCGCCATCATGGGCGGCAGCTACGGCGGCTACATGACCCTCGCGGCCCTGACCATGCTGCCGGATCTCTGGGCGGCGGGCGTCGACACGGTGGGCATGTCCAACCTGGTCACCTTCCTGGAGAACACCGGCCCCTGGCGCCGCCCGCTGCGCGAGGCCGAGTACGGCAGCCTCGAGACCGACCGGGAGTTCCTGGAGGAGGTCTCGCCCATCAACCATGTGGACAAGATCAAGGCGCCCCTGATGGTCGTCCAGGGGGCCAACGACCCGCGCGTGCCCAAGACCGAGGCCGACCAGATCGTGGCCACCCTGCGCGAGAAGGAGCACCCGGTCGAGTACCTGCTCTTCGGCGACGAGGGCCACGGGGTGGTGAAGCTGACCAACCGCATCAAGAGCTTCACGGCCACGGCCAACTTCCTGGACAAGTACGTCAAGAACCGCAAGTAA
- the yihA gene encoding ribosome biogenesis GTP-binding protein YihA/YsxC translates to MKITSAEFAACAVNPSQYPKPALPAIAMVGRSNVGKSSLINRLLQRKSLARTSSSPGKTATLNFYRVNRAFDLVDLPGYGYAEVSKVKKAQWAQMIETYLKECPTLHGVLQIVDLRHPPSDLDVQMFEWLQAEGIPTTVIATKADKLGRSKWEAHRKVCAETLLLEDAPREALIVASSETGEAKDRIWGVVSNYLALPPLRNVEPDEAQAEEV, encoded by the coding sequence ATGAAGATTACGAGCGCCGAATTCGCCGCCTGCGCGGTGAACCCCAGTCAATACCCCAAGCCCGCGTTGCCGGCGATCGCCATGGTCGGCCGCTCCAACGTGGGCAAGTCCTCCTTGATCAATCGCCTTCTCCAGCGCAAGAGCCTGGCGCGCACCAGCTCGTCGCCCGGCAAGACCGCGACCCTCAACTTCTACCGGGTCAACCGCGCCTTCGACCTGGTCGATCTGCCCGGCTACGGCTACGCCGAGGTCTCCAAGGTGAAGAAGGCCCAGTGGGCCCAGATGATCGAGACCTACCTCAAGGAGTGTCCCACCCTTCACGGCGTGCTCCAGATCGTCGATCTGCGCCACCCGCCCTCGGACCTGGACGTGCAGATGTTCGAGTGGCTCCAGGCCGAGGGGATCCCCACCACGGTGATCGCGACCAAGGCCGACAAGCTCGGGCGCTCCAAGTGGGAGGCCCACCGCAAGGTCTGCGCCGAGACGCTGCTGCTGGAAGACGCCCCGCGCGAGGCCCTGATCGTCGCCTCGTCCGAGACGGGCGAGGCCAAGGACCGCATCTGGGGCGTCGTCTCGAACTACCTGGCCCTGCCTCCGCTGCGCAACGTCGAACCGGACGAGGCGCAGGCCGAGGAGGTCTAG
- a CDS encoding DMT family transporter — protein MPDTSNALPMLPSAHSERKGYAFMLGSSVCFAVMGAFVKQASATLPFLEVSFFRAFGGLLMIAAWMALTGQPFAARDKGILVWRGVLGWAALTAFFFGISTLYLADAVLLNYTSPFFTAIVATFVLGERLSRPSVLALLLASAGVAFVVGPKGGFLHWEALVALSSGLFAAFAYVAVKRATARNSPWVIVLYFSAVASLLTLPLMVPGYRHPSPLEWGLLSGVAVSATVAQVFMTLGYQHARATTASIVSLFTPFIAAVLGIFFFHDLPTWATWLGGGLILAAGVLLTREKST, from the coding sequence ATGCCCGACACGTCAAACGCCCTGCCGATGCTTCCTTCCGCCCATTCCGAGCGCAAGGGGTACGCTTTCATGCTCGGCTCGAGCGTGTGCTTCGCCGTCATGGGGGCCTTCGTCAAACAGGCGAGCGCCACCCTGCCCTTCCTCGAGGTCTCCTTCTTCCGCGCCTTCGGGGGGCTCTTGATGATCGCCGCCTGGATGGCCCTCACGGGACAGCCCTTCGCGGCCCGGGACAAGGGGATCCTCGTCTGGCGCGGGGTGCTCGGCTGGGCGGCGCTCACCGCCTTCTTCTTCGGCATCTCGACGCTCTACCTGGCCGATGCGGTCCTCTTGAACTACACCTCGCCGTTCTTCACCGCGATCGTCGCGACCTTCGTGCTCGGCGAGCGGCTGAGCCGCCCGAGCGTCCTCGCCCTTCTGCTCGCGAGCGCGGGGGTGGCTTTCGTGGTGGGGCCCAAGGGCGGCTTTCTGCACTGGGAGGCCCTGGTCGCGCTAAGCTCGGGCCTGTTCGCGGCCTTCGCCTACGTGGCCGTCAAGCGAGCCACCGCCCGCAACAGCCCCTGGGTGATCGTGCTGTACTTCTCGGCGGTCGCCTCGCTTCTGACCCTGCCCTTGATGGTGCCGGGCTACCGCCACCCTAGCCCGCTCGAGTGGGGCCTGCTGTCGGGGGTGGCCGTCTCGGCCACGGTGGCCCAGGTCTTCATGACCCTGGGCTACCAGCACGCCCGCGCGACGACGGCGAGCATCGTCTCGCTCTTCACCCCGTTCATCGCCGCCGTGCTCGGCATCTTCTTCTTCCACGACCTGCCCACCTGGGCCACGTGGCTCGGCGGGGGCTTGATCCTGGCGGCAGGGGTGCTCCTCACCCGCGAAAAGAGCACCTGA